CTGGTCAGTTCGCTGGTTCCTTCCATGGAAATGGTACGCATGGTGAACTCAGGTACAGAAGCCACCATGAGTGCAATCCGACTGGCAAGAGCCCACACTGGACGCAACAAGATCATCAAATTTGAAGGTTGTTACCACGGTCATGCCGACAGCTTATTGGTAAAGGCGGGCTCTGGCGCTTTAACCTTGGGTGTTCCCAGCTCTCCGGGCGTACCGGAAGATGTGGCTAAACACACATTAACGCTGGAATACAACAACCTTGAACAAGTCCGCGACACCATGCAACAACAAGGTGATGACATCGCTTGTATCATTGTGGAACCTGTAGCCGGAAACATGAACTGTATTCCTCCTGTAGCCGGATTTTTAGAAGGACTTCGTGAAGTCTGTTCAGCACATGGCAGCGTACTGATTTTTGATGAAGTTATGACAGGCTTCCGCGTTGCTTTAGGTGGCGCTCAAGCTTATTACAACATCAAGCCCGATCTGACTTGCTTGGGTAAAGTTATCGGCGGCGGTATGCCAGTAGGTGCTTTTGGTGGTAGCAAAGAAATCATGCAGAAACTGGCGCCAAGTGGCCCGGTTTATCAAGCTGGTACATTATCAGGTAATCCTATCGCCATGACAGCAGGTTTAGCTGCATTAAAAGCCATTCAGGAACCCGGATTCTATGACACCCTTACCGCTCGCACCGAAAAGCTAGCCAAAGGCATTCAAGCCGCAGCAGACAAGCATGGCATCCCGTTAACCACCAACTATGTTGGTAGTATGTTTGGTATTTTCTTCACGGATTTGGACAAGGTCACCAATTACCAACAAGCTATTAACTGTAATACCGCACAGTTTAATGACTTCTTCCATCGCATGTTGACCAAGGGTGTGTATCTGGCTCCTGCGTCCTATGAAGCGGGCTTTATGTCGATTAGCCATAGCGACGAGATCATTGACAGAACCATCGCCATCGCTGACGAAGTATTTGGTGAGCTGACTCAATAGTCCGCTATTATTCGGATTGACTAAATTGGCGAATACTTGACCCATTGGTTGAGAATTGCATAGACTAGGGGCTCTTAAGCTTTAGGTTTAAGAGCCCCTTCTTGATAATTCAGGTAGACGATCCAGGTAGATTATAAACTGTGAATTCAGACATTTGGTTCCAGCCTCTAACCGTGATTTTGCTCATTGCCCTGCTCATTTGCTTCGGGGTAATTGGATGGCTGTATCACAGACTAAGACAGTCGAATCCACATAAATACCAACGCCCTATTGTTAAGCTTAATCTGCCTGATCCTAATGATGTACTGAACTTTCGCCAGTACGAAGATCACATCACAACCAATCATGAGATAAATGAAAAAGATCTCGACGATGACCCGGTTCTGGCCAACGCAACCTTTCATAAATTTGTCCCCAAGCAGTTTGTGCACCACTTCACCAAAGAAGGAAAACAGCAGTTAGAACTGGGGCAGGCTGACGAGGATGAAGTAGCGATTTTATTTTGTGATATTCGCGGCTTCACCACACTATCTGAAAGCATGAGTCCGCAAGAGCTGATGAATTTTCTGAACTCTTACTTTTTGCGCATGAGCGAGCCCATTCATCGTCATAATGGATTTATCGACAAGTTTATTGGCGATGCCATCATGTCGCTGTTCGATCATCCCGGCGGCTCAGCAACAGAAAAGGCGAAAGACGCTTTGCACGCCGCCATTGATTTGCGCAAAACCATTAACATCTACAACCAACACCGTAGCAACAGCGGTTATCCGCCAGTGAACATTGGCATTGGCATTCATTTTGGCCCCGCGATTCTCGGTACTATCGGCTCTCATGTGCGCATGGACACGACTGTCATTGGCGATAGCGTTAACATTGCTTACCGCCTGGAAACGCTCACCCCAATCTATAATTGCGACATCATCGTCAGTTCCCAATTGTTAGAAACGTCAGGTGCTAAGGATATCTATGAGCATAGATTACTGGATTGGGTGCGAGTGAAAGGCAAGCGTAATCCGGTCGAGATTTATGAAATTCTGGCGCATTTACCAGAAGAAGACAAAGCAAGAAAGCTTTCAACGGCACCACTCATTGAAGAAGGATTAAAAGCGCGTAAAGTGCAACATTGGGATTTAGCGTTGAAATATTTTCGTGAAGCTCAGGTTATGGATATGAATGACAAGGTCATTCGTCATCATCTGGCACAATGCCATAAAATGCGCAGTGAACCGGTTCCCGCAGATTGGGATGGTTCCTTGATGATGTAAGCACTTGCTTACATTGTTTCTCTTATTCCTCAGTTACGCCCCTAACAAAGGCAGATGCTTGATTTTGTGGTACGTCATTGCCAATTTCAGACAATGCTTTAAAGGCAGTTCAAGAACTGTGTCGTTGATACCCAGAACTAAAGCCCGGTTGCCCTGAAATTGAAACTGTTCTCCGTAAATTTCCCTGAAAGTCTCCACCAGACTTGATTGGCAATTAAAGTACAAGGCATATTGATCTGGAGATTTCGCCTTCCAATCAAATCGAACGGCACTACCGCCTTTAACTTGATAACTGGGCTCACCCCACTTCAACGATTCTTCAACCTCATCAGCACCAATTTCCTGAGCAACACTGAAAATCAACTGTCGTAAATACTCCAACTTGGGACGAACATCATCGGGATAA
Above is a window of Paraneptunicella aestuarii DNA encoding:
- the hemL gene encoding glutamate-1-semialdehyde 2,1-aminomutase, translated to MNKSEALLQRAQQHIPGGVNSPVRAFKAVGGTPPFIQKADGAYLFDEDGNQYIDYVQSWGPMVLGHNAPQIREAVMSAVSSGLSFGAPTSLEVEMAELVSSLVPSMEMVRMVNSGTEATMSAIRLARAHTGRNKIIKFEGCYHGHADSLLVKAGSGALTLGVPSSPGVPEDVAKHTLTLEYNNLEQVRDTMQQQGDDIACIIVEPVAGNMNCIPPVAGFLEGLREVCSAHGSVLIFDEVMTGFRVALGGAQAYYNIKPDLTCLGKVIGGGMPVGAFGGSKEIMQKLAPSGPVYQAGTLSGNPIAMTAGLAALKAIQEPGFYDTLTARTEKLAKGIQAAADKHGIPLTTNYVGSMFGIFFTDLDKVTNYQQAINCNTAQFNDFFHRMLTKGVYLAPASYEAGFMSISHSDEIIDRTIAIADEVFGELTQ
- a CDS encoding adenylate/guanylate cyclase domain-containing protein — protein: MNSDIWFQPLTVILLIALLICFGVIGWLYHRLRQSNPHKYQRPIVKLNLPDPNDVLNFRQYEDHITTNHEINEKDLDDDPVLANATFHKFVPKQFVHHFTKEGKQQLELGQADEDEVAILFCDIRGFTTLSESMSPQELMNFLNSYFLRMSEPIHRHNGFIDKFIGDAIMSLFDHPGGSATEKAKDALHAAIDLRKTINIYNQHRSNSGYPPVNIGIGIHFGPAILGTIGSHVRMDTTVIGDSVNIAYRLETLTPIYNCDIIVSSQLLETSGAKDIYEHRLLDWVRVKGKRNPVEIYEILAHLPEEDKARKLSTAPLIEEGLKARKVQHWDLALKYFREAQVMDMNDKVIRHHLAQCHKMRSEPVPADWDGSLMM
- a CDS encoding DUF1801 domain-containing protein, whose protein sequence is MNFDVAAKFDSYPDDVRPKLEYLRQLIFSVAQEIGADEVEESLKWGEPSYQVKGGSAVRFDWKAKSPDQYALYFNCQSSLVETFREIYGEQFQFQGNRALVLGINDTVLELPLKHCLKLAMTYHKIKHLPLLGA